A window of the Carassius gibelio isolate Cgi1373 ecotype wild population from Czech Republic chromosome B16, carGib1.2-hapl.c, whole genome shotgun sequence genome harbors these coding sequences:
- the vsig10l gene encoding V-set and immunoglobulin domain-containing protein 10-like — protein sequence MQTLFSLFFVLLVFITGNVCDLSISPKGPVSVEALVGSDVTLSVSHAGVPHPEVMWFKGNLLVAKWTVGNSSLSGVASGVLKPELNGSLTFINVSLRYNGTYTVEMNNIGEEKVSATFNLFVYDIIMNVSLHSDPGDAIEGQVSFTLYYSTMQGEAKEVRWFFNGLQLRNGSHYSISGKNLTINQPSRNHTGRYAVLLTNPFSSETQHWNITVLYGPDTPVLKVSPTKAVFVSGESPFLSCRAEGEPPPSASWFFNGESIASSTAGTVSLPNVKTSQSGVYTCVMINTRTEATLQRNITIVVYESPSGGPLCSVQAVNGGAALQFLCLWPGGAPEARVSFPSLSANASGYSNYSMTVNDIQSLNGREIICKAEHPLIQTQCSVIPRGPVDFLPVILISTSQDEQTLVVIHCSAKATPQALVHWVKDGNLLQTGPKYQISTNTTQLFIHDFNVTTDLDTYTCTAINPLGNKTEDTTLLGPQISNSSVFLSSDRTEVTLKWHVPLTSVITGFDIQMKGPELSIPSHPKLSIASDFRTIQSKPASTRATAVSGLDPKSTYYIRIIPKAGRTAGEQSEQHRIGPAAGLSGAAIAGIAAGVPCALLILLIVLAFIYCARRDGVPRYPVSRAVEKAVFSQSTLNPHRLLRARLKPPPEYRHQQPERSAHLPSVNSSVRMATTV from the exons ATGCAGACgctgtttagtttgttttttgtgcttttggtCTTCATTACAG GTAATGTATGTGATCTGAGCATCTCACCCAAGGGACCCGTATCCGTTGAAGCTCTTGTGGGCTCCGATGTGACCCTCAGTGTGTCTCACGCTGGTGTCCCTCATCCTGAGGTCATGTGGTTTAAGGGAAACCTTCTGGTTGCCAAATGGACCGTTGGTAACAGCTCACTTTCAGGTGTTGCTTCAGGCGTTTTAAAACCAGAACTCAATGGATCCCTCACCTTCATAAACGTGTCGCTTCGTTATAATGGTACATATACTGTGGAAATGAATAATATTGGGGAGGAAAAGGTCAGCGCTACTTTTAACCTCTTTGTTTATG ATATCATCATGAATGTATCCCTGCACAGTGATCCAGGGGACGCCATTGAGGGTCAAGTGAGCTTTACCTTGTATTACAGCACAATGCAAGGGGAGGCCAAAGAGGTGCGCTGGTTCTTTAATGGACTCCAGTTAAGAAATGGATCTCATTATTCCATCAGCGGGAAGAACCTCACTATAAACCAGCCCAGCAGGAACCACACGGGCCGCTACGCTGTGTTACTAACCAACCCGTTCAGCTCTGAGACGCAACACTGGAACATCACAGTGCTGT ATGGACCTGATACGCCAGTTCTCAAGGTCAGTCCCACAAAAGCAGTCTTTGTTTCGGGCGAGTCTCCGTTCCTCTCCTGTCGGGCCGAGGGTGAACCGCCCCCCTCTGCCTCATGGTTTTTCAATGGCGAGTCCATTGCATCGTCTACAGCAGGAACAGTCAGTCTCCCCAATGTTAAGACGAGTCAAAGCGGCGTTTATACTTGTGTGATGATCAACACCAGAACTGAGGCGACACTTCAGAGAAACATCACTATAGTTGTCTATG AGTCTCCCAGTGGTGGGCCGCTGTGTTCAGTGCAGGCTGTGAATGGAGGCGCAGCGCTGCAGTTCCTCTGTCTGTGGCCAGGTGGCGCTCCGGAAGCGCGAGTGTCGTTTCCCAGCCTGAGTGCCAATGCCAGTGGATACAGCAATTACAGTATGACTGTAAATGACATTCAGAGCTTAAACGGAAGAGAAATCATCTGTAAAGCCGAGCATCCTCTGATTCAGACACAATGCAGTGTCATTCCTC GTGGTCCAGTGGATTTTCTCCCAGTAATTTTAATCAGCACGAGTCAAGATGAACAGACATTGGTTGTGATTCACTGCTCTGCTAAAGCTACACCTCAAGCTCTTGTGCACTGGGTCAAGGATGGAAACCTCTTGCAAACTGGGCCCAAATACCAGATCAGTACAAACACAACTCAACTGTtcattcatgattttaatgtcaCTACAGACCTCGACACCTACACCTGCACAGCCATCAACCCTCTCGGCAATAAAACTGAGGACACTACTCTACTGG gccCTCAAATCTCAAATTCGAGTGTTTTCCTGAGTAGTGATCGTACAGAAGTAACTCTAAAGTGGCACGTTCCTCTCACCTCCGTTATTACAG GCTTTGATATCCAGATGAAGGGCCCAGAGCTCTCAATCCCATCTCATCCCAAACTCAGCATCGCATCAGACTTCCGCACCATCCAATCGAAGCCAGCCTCCACCAGAGCAACCGCCGTCTCAGGACTCGACCCAAAATCCACGTACTACATCAGAATCATCCCTAAAGCCGGCAGAACCGCAGGAGAACAGTCTGAGCAACATCGGATTGGACCAG CTGCTGGACTCAGTGGAGCTGCTATCGCTGGGATCGCTGCTGGAGTCCCCTGCgctcttctcatcctcctcattGTGCTGGCCTTCATCTACTGCGCAAGACGTG ATGG
- the etfb gene encoding electron transfer flavoprotein subunit beta — MSARVLVGVKRVIDYAVKIRVKPDHTGVVTDGVKHSMNPFCEIAVEEAVKLKEKKLVKEVVAVSCGPQQVQETIRTALAMGADRGIHVEVSGKDYETLGPLQVSKILAALAKKEQADLLILGKQAIDDDCNQTGQMTAALLDWPQGTFASEVTFEADKLKVVREIDGGLETIMIKLPAVVTADLRLNTPRYATLPNIMKAKKKKIANVKPADLGVDVSSRLEVLKVDEPPQRQAGVKVETVEDLVGKLKEAGRI; from the exons ATGAGCGCGCGGGTTCTGGTCGGAGTTAAGCGGGTCATTGACTATGCTGTCAAG ATCCGAGTCAAGCCAGACCACACTGGAGTGGTTACAGACGGCGTCAAGCATTCGATGAACCCCTTCTGTGAGATCGCGGTGGAGGAGGCCGTCAAACTCAAGGAGAAGAAGCTTGTTAAGGAGGTCGTGGCCGTCAGCTGTGGTCCTCAGCAGGTTCAG GAGACGATCCGGACGGCTCTGGCCATGGGTGCAGACCGTGGCATACACGTGGAAGTGTCCGGAAAGGACTACGAGACACTCGGTCCCCTGCAGGTCTCCAAGATTTTGGCTGCTCTCGCCAAGAAAGAGCAAGCCGATCTGCTCATTCTGGGTAAACAG GCCATAGATGATGACTGCAATCAAACTGGACAGATGACAGCAGCGTTGCTGGACTGGCCGCAG GGAACCTTTGCATCTGAGGTGACCTTCGAAGCAGACAAGCTGAAGGTGGTGAGGGAAATTGATGGTGGTTTGGAGACCATTATGATCAAATTGCCAGCCGTGGTGACCGCTGACCTCCGTCTCAACACTCCCAGATACGCCACGCTGCCCAACATCATG AAAGCGAAGAAAAAGAAGATCGCGAATGTGAAGCCTGCCGATCTGGGAGTGGATGTGAGCTCACGGCTGGAGGTGCTGAAGGTGGATGAACCTCCTCAGAGACAAGCTGGAGTCAAAGTGGAGACGGTCGAGGATCTGGTGGGAAAACTGAAAGAGGCTGGAAGAATATAG
- the LOC127974479 gene encoding upstream stimulatory factor 2-like codes for MAMSMQTAADPTLTHTAGQFFVMMTPSDVLHSASQRTLAPRTHIYTVGEHNAQEHEGFNWKMDILRTPRDERRRAQHNEVERRRRDKINNWIVALSKIIPDCSIDGTKTGASKGGILSKACDYIGELKQLNQQLQERLRGVERVQMDNELLRLHLEELKSENGLLRAQLEHHGIDTIADASAH; via the exons ATGGCCATGTCCATGCAGACAGCAGCTGACCCTACTCTCACACACACCGCTG GTCAGTTCTTCGTGATGATGACTCCTTCAGATGTTCTGCATTCTGCCTCTCAGCGGACTTTAGCTCCACGCACACATATCTACACTGT AGGTGAACACAATGCACAAGAGCATGAAGGTTTTAACTG GAAAATGGACATTCTGCGCACTCCTAGAGACGAGAGGAGAAGAGCACAACATAATGAAG TTGAAAGGCGACGGCGAGACAAAATCAACAACTGGATTGTGGCGCTCTCGAAAATCATCCCAGACTGCAGCATAGACGGCACCAAGACTGGAGCG AGTAAAGGTGGGATCCTGTCGAAGGCGTGTGATTACATTGGCGAGCTGAAGCAACTAAACCAGCAGCTGCAGGAGCGTTTGAGAGGAGTGGAGAGAGTGCAGATGGACAATGAGCTGCTCAGACTGCAT CTGGAGGAGCTCAAGAGCGAGAACGGCCTTCTGCGAGCGCAGCTGGAGCATCACGGCATTGACACGATCGCAGACGCCTCGGCACACTGA